The DNA sequence GGATACTGGTTATTGGCTGATGTTTATAAAGGAAGGACTTTTGTCGATGGTGTATTGAAGCAGGAAACCAAGGTGCTTGAAAGGATGGCCGCCTAAATGCTTTTTACACACCTATTGACATGACTCCAAAGTAAAGAAAGCAGTGGGTAAGCTCATAGGGAAGAAAGGGCTAAGTCACCAGAATGTTATGCGGATCAGCAGCAGGATCGTAGAGGAATTCAATGTTTGGAAGAAAAGGGACCTGTCGACGCTGAAACCGGTATATCTCATCCTTGACGGAATACGGCTGGGGGTGAGAGCGGAAACAAGGGAGAAAGAGGCGGTACTGGTAGCCTGGGCGTTTCTGGAGGACGGCAGCCGGGAACTGGTAAGCGTATCTCTCGGCAACCGGGAATCATACAATGCATGGAAGGGATTTCTGGAGGATCTCGGAAAGAGGGGACTGAGCGAGCCGATGCTCACAGTCATTGACGGCTGTCCCGGACTCATCAGAGCGGTGGATGAAGTCTTCCCTGAATCGGATACACAGCACTGCACCAAGCACAGGACTGAAAACGTGCTGGATAAAGTGCTTGAACAGGATAAAGCTTCAGTGAAGGAGTCGGTGCGAAAGGTATTCTACGCCTCGACCTATGAGCACGCCAAGGAAGCGGTGGAGATGTTCAAAAAGAAGTGGAGCATGAAATATCCTTCAGCAGTAGAGTGTCTCACCGAAGGGATAGAGAACTGTTTGACCTATTATAAATATCCTTATCAGCACTGGCTTAGAATACGGACGACGAATGTTGTGGAGCGGAGTTTCAAGGAGGTGAAGCGCAGAGTAAGAACGGCTGGCAGGTTTCACAATGAAGAGCGAGCACTCACCATGGTTTACTGGCAGCTCAATGAGCTTAACTGGAATGGAGTGAGTATGAGCAAAGAGGCAAAGGCAATTCTTGCGAAGATACGTGCATCAAAACTTCAAAGGATTGCGGCATAATGGTATTCATGAAAACCCTTGAGAATAATGCCCTGATCAGAATTTACAGAAAAGACTTGACAGTGCCGTGAAGCCAGAGGTAGGGATGATGTTACATGGTACAAGACCAGACGGTCAAACGTTTGGAGCCAGGATCACAGAAGTAAAGGAAAATGTTATCGTTGTAGACTTAAATCATCCGCTTGCAGGTAAGATTCTGAATTTTGAAGTAGATGTTATTGAAGTAAATTAAGCTGTATTGATGAATAATAGAGGAACAGAGGGAGATATGCCATTTTTTATTCATTTTGAAAAATGTATGTGGTGGTAATTGATGAAGGAAGTGCACAAGAGCCATTACTGATTGATATACCGTTCATTCCCCCATAATCTGCACCACGATATTCCTGTCCCTTCCCCGGTTGTCAAAATCGATAAAGACAATCTGCTGCCAGGTCCCCAACACGAGCCTTCCTTCCACCAGGGGAATTGTAAGAGACGGCTTCATAAGCGCTGCCCTGACATGGGAGAACCCATTCCCGTCTCCCCATCTTCTGTCGTGTTCATAGGGAATATCGGAGGGCACTATTTTTTCTATGGCCTTTTTCAGGTCGTTGATGACGCCCGATTCATATTCGATAGTAGTAATGCCTCCCGTGGAACCCGTGCAAAAAACAGTAACCAGTCCGTTCTGAATATCTGATTGTTTAACGATCTTTGTAACCGGACCGCTGATATCGAGAATATCACTGAAGCCTTTTGTCTGTAAGGAAATCGTATCTGTGGCAATCATAATGCCTCCTGTCTTATCCTGCAGGGATTGTTTGAATCCTTTATTATGCAACACCATCACTTGTAATATCTCAGCTCCGATGATAAATGACTCAAATGTTTGGCAAACAGGTACTTGCGAATACCGAAAGCATTCGGGACTCGCAATGACTATGCGTATAGCTGGATTTGGGTAATAATGGAAAGAACATTGCTGGAGGTATTTCCCTGGGGTGAGAAATGTAACGAAAACTTAACAGCGCTGTAACATTCCTGTAATATTGAAACGGTAATGTACCCTAAAGGAGGAACGCAATGAAAAAAAATCTGACGATACTATTCACACTTCTCTTCGCATTTGCCTTTGGCGGCATTTCTTTTGCTGAAGACCTGAGGATCGATGGTTCAACGACGGTATTGCCGATCGCCCAGAAGGCGGCAGAGGTATTCATGAAAAAGAACCCGAAGATCAGGGTGTTCGTATCAGGCAGCGGTTCGGGAACCGGCATTAAGGCGCTCATTGACGGAACCACAAATATTGCAACAAGCTCGAGGGAGGCAAAGGACAAGGAAGTAGCCTCCGGCAAAGCAAAGGGAGTAACACTTACCGGACACGAGGTTGCCCTTGACGGCATAGTTCCTATAGTGCATCCCTCCATGAAGATTAATGACATCTCCCTGGAACAGCTTAGGGATGTGTACAACGGAAAAATCAGAAGCTGGAAGCAACTTGGCGGCCCGGACAGACCGATATCTGTGGTCTCAAGAGATACCAGCTCAGGGACATATGAGGTCTGGGAGGAAAAAGTCCTGAAGGGCGACAGGGTAAGACCTGACGCGCTTCTCGTTGCCTCCAACGGACAGGCAGTGCAGACGGTTGCAAAGAACAGATATGCCCTCGGGTATATCGGCATAGGATATATCGAGAAAACGGCAAAAGTTCTCAAGGTCAATGGCAAGGCAGCATCACCGGCAAGTGTGCGTGACGGCTCATGGCCGGTCGCACGGCCGCTCTACATGTATACGAACGGGAAACCCGCCGGTATAATCGCAAAATTCATTGATTTCATGCTCTCAAAAGAAGGGCAGAAGGTGGTCAATGAAGTGAAGTACGTGAGTATCAAGTAAAGAGAGGGCGCAAGGGTGCAAGGGTCCGAGATGATCCCTGACCCCTTTTTATTGCAATTATGAAATGGCAGACAAAGGAAAAGACGGTTGAGCTGATCGTAAGCACAGTCGGTCTTGCCTCGGTCATCATCCTTCTCCTGATAGGGTTCTTCCTCTTCAGGGAGGCCTTTTATATTTTTTATAAAGCAGGCGTTGCGAAGGTGATATTCGGCAGCGAATGGTATCCCACCTATGACCCGCCGAGCTTTGGCATGTTTCCCCTCATCATGGGAACTGTGACTGTAACTGTGCTTACCGCGGTTATGGCGATTCCTCTGGGACTGGCGACGGCGGTCTACATCGCCGAAGTGGCCAATCACCGGGTCAAGGAAATTCTGAAACCCCTTATCGAAATGCTCGCGAGCTTTCCCTCAGTGGTGCTCGGGTTCTTCGGCATGGTGATTATCGCTCCGATACTTTCCAACTGGCTCTCCCCGATGCTTTCGGAAACGCTTCCGGAACTGCTGAGAAGCACCGGTATTCCCTTTCTGTCCACAACCCTGGCGGACTTCTGCTATGACAAGCTGTTCATCGCTTCGGGACTGAATATTTCCACCGCCGCGCTGATGCTCATGGTCAGGGCCGTGCCGGTTATCGCAAGCATTGCAGAAGATGCTCTGACCGCGGTTCCCCGCACCTACAGGGAGGCTTCCTATTCTCTGGGGGCAGACAAGTGGGAAACCATCTGGAAAGTGGTCATTCCCGCTTCTGTATCGGGACTGAGCGTCGCGGTAATTCTTGGCATCGGCACGATAGTTGGCGAGACCATGATCGTACTGATGGTAGCGGGTGGAGCGGCGGTCGTGCCTCACTGGTTTTTTGACCCTGCCCGGCCGATGCCTTCGGCAATCGCGGCTGAAATGGCCGAGGCACCGTATCAAAGTCTCCATTATCATGCGCTTTTCGGGGTGGGTGCGCTCCTCTTCCTGTTCACTTTTGTCCTCAGCCTCATTTCTGATTTCATTTCCAGGAAGTACCGGGCCGTGCGAATCGGGGAAAAGGTATGAGCCGGATTACATCCCCTGTGCGTAAACCATTTTCAGAAGTGAGAAAAAAACGGTTTAATCTGAAACAGGAGTTTTTCCTCTCGCTCATAAGGATGTTCGGTTTTTCCGGGGCCCTCACGCTGTTTGTCATCCTTTTTTTTGTTGCATACAATGGCATTGCTGTCCTGAACTGGGATTTCATTACCCTGCCGCCTGTTGATGCGATGACAAAGGGGGGGATCATGCCGGTCATTGTCGGAACAATCCTGCTGACATTGTTCTGCATGCTTCTGGTCATTCCGGTCGGGGTGATTACGGCCATTTTCCTTGCGGAATATTCAAAACCCGGTATGCTTCTCAAGACCATCATGATGTCCATTTATACCCTTGCCGGTGTTCCGTCGGTCGTTTTCGGCCTCTTCGGGCTGGCGGTTTTTGTTGTTGCATTTAATTTCGGAATGAGTCTGATCGCAGGGTCGCTGACCCTTGCAATTATGGTATTGCCCTATATCATATCGACGGCTGAAGAAGCGATTAAGGCGGTTCCTTACAGCTTCAGGGAAGCGTCTCTGGCATGCGGCGCCACGAAATGGCAGACGATACGGAAGGTCGTCCTGCCCACCGCGATGCCGGGAATCCTGACCGGCGCAATCCTCGGCACCGCGAAGGTTTCGGGAGAAACCGCTCCGATCATGTTCACTGCGGCAGCGTTCTTTACCCCCGGGATACCGAGATCGCTGTTCGAGCCTGTGATGGCATTGCCCTATCACATTTATGTGCTTGCAACCGCAGGCACCCATATAGAGGAGACAAGACCGATCCAGTACGGAACTGCGCTGACGCTTATCATCCTTGTACTTGGCATGAACCTTTTGGGCATAATACTTCGGTCGAGACAGCGAAAGAAGAGGGCATGGTAGAAGAAAAAAATATTTTCGCAATGCATGATTTCAGCATCCTTTACGGCAGTTTTATGGCGGTAAAGAACGTTACGCTCAATATCGAGGCGAATAAGATTACTGCGGTGATAGGTCCCTCCGGCTGCGGGAAATCGACACTGCTCAGGTCTCTGAACAGGATGAATGACCTTATCCTGACTTCGAGGGTAGAGGGCACGGTGTTTTTCCGGGGGGTGAATATTTATGATAAGGATACCGATGTGATCGAATTGCGGAGAAGGGTCGGCATGGTCTTTCAGAAGCCCAATCCCTTTCCCAACTCTGTATACGAGAATGTGGCATATGGTCCGAAAATCCGCGGCATAAAAAAGAAAAGACGGCTCGATGAGATCATCGAGAATGCGCTTGTGAGGGCAGACCTGTGGAAAGAGGTAAAGGACAAGCTGAATGAATCAGGGCTCAGCCTTTCCGGAGGCCAGATGCAGCGGCTCTGCATCGCCCGGTCCCTGGCGCAGGAGCCTGAGGTGATCCTCTTCGATGAGCCCACCTCTGCACTTGATCCCATTTCGACTGCGCATATAGAAAATCTGCTCCAGGAACTGCAGAAAACTGTTACCATAGTGATAGTGACACACAACATGCAGCAGGCAGCGAGGATATCGAACTATACCGCATTCATGTATCTGGGAGAACTGGTCGAATTCGGCGAAACGGATGGCATATTTGTGAACCCCCAGCACAAACTCACTGAAGAATACATAACAGGGAGATTCGGATAATGGCTATTTTTGATAATGAGTTGAAGGAACTCCGCGAAAATGTCCTGAAGCTCGGATGCATGGTCGAGAATGCCATCCGGGATTCTGTAAAAGCCCTTGTGGAGAGAGACAGTGAACTCGCCAGGGAGGTGATTAAGTATGACCATCTGGTCAATGCCCTTGATGTCAAAATAGACGAGGAGTGCGTGCGCCTGATCGCCCTCAGGCAGCCAATGGCACGGGACCTGCGGCTTATCACCACTGCCATGAAAATTACGACAGACCTTGAACGGATGGGGGATATGGCGGTAAATATCGCGGAAAGGGCGATCGAACTGAATCAGGAACCCCAGCTGAAACCGTTTGTCAACATTCCCAAGATGGCAGAAATTACCCAGCAGATGGTGAGGGATGCGCTCGATTCGTTTGTGACAGGGTGTTCGCGTCTGCCCTATGAAGTAATCAAGAGGGACGATGAAGTGGACGATCTCACCGTCAGGAATTTTGAAGAACTCCTCGCCTTAATGATTCAGGACCCGAAGATCATTCCCCTGGCAATCAAGAGGACATATATCGCGAAGTACCTCGAGCGGATTGCCGATCATGCAACAAATATCGCGGAGATGATCATTTACATGTGCAAGGGGAAGATGATCAGGCATACGGAGATTTCAGACCCCTGAAGTGTCTCTGTCCCGGTTAATCGGTTCTGAACCTTGATTCATTGAAAACGGGATTCAAGCTGTATTTTGTGATTGTGGTTTCACTGAGCCTGTTGTTTCTCGCAAAATTTACTATCCTGAACGGGAAAAGAATCCCCTCAACTTTCCTGAAATCCGAGAATTCAGCTGTCAGGCTCGTCCTGTTCCTGCCGACCTTAAAATAGCCGACAACCTTCAGGATCAGAAAGCTTTTTGAATCAATATGGACTTCCAGGTCGTTTCTGTAATTGTCTTCGAGCATGAAAATCTCAGTTTCAGCACCGTCCAGGCTGCCTTTCTCGCGGCTGAGCACCCTGAAAGAGCCGTCGAGAAATCCGAAGGGAAGGTCTGTCTGGTTGTACTGATACACCATTGCGATATACGCGGGGCCTTGCACCGGTTCTGTCTTTCCCCCGACCCCCCGGTAGCCTTTTGTCCCGTTCAGGATTCTCGTCTCAGAGGAATGCCTGTATCTGATCTCCACGAGCAGTTTTCTCTCTCGTTTCATATACCGGAAATAGTCGCCTTCATCCTCAGGCAGATATTTTTTTATTCGGCCTTCCGCCGATACCGAAACGACCCCTGCAAGCTTTTCCCTGCCACCGTACGCCTCTATGATTTTTGCAAGGGGGGCATCATTCTGCTCAGATACGGGTTCAGCCTGAACCTGCATACTTGTGCAGCAGAAGCCCAGGATTGTCATCATAACAAGGGTTTTGGCACACAGACCGCGGAGTAGCTGAAAGATGCAGCGAATATTCGCGATAACCTTCCGGGGAATTTTTCTCATAAAAAAGTATATCATAATGTTTCAGAACGATTTTCTGTCTTTTCGCATGTCTGACAGGCAGATGACCTGAAAAAAGTAAACACGTGCGCATGGAAGAATACCCTGAACACGAGCATGCAGAGCCGGTTGAACTCCCGGTCGACGGGACGCTGGACCTCCACACCTTTCACCCCCGCGAGGTGAAAGACCTGCTCCCTGACTACCTTAATGCCTGCAGGGAGAAAGGAATCCTCGATGTTCGTATCATTCACGGTAAAGGCACTGGCATGCTCAGGGAAACCGTCCACGCAATCCTCACACGTTTGCCGTGGGTCGTTTCGTTCGGACTGGCCGGCCACGAGGCCGGGGGCTGGGGGGCGACAATCGTGAAACTGAGGCCGAGAGATTAAAAGCCGATCCGGAAATCAACGACCGAGAATGAGCAAAAATACTCTGTCTTCAGGAAAATCAGAAAAATTCATGAATAATAAGGGTTAAGGGGGGATCGCCACGCTCCTGAGCGCGTTCATCGGACCGTTTCTTTTCAGGAACTCCATCTGGTCCTCATCACGTACAAGCAGTGCTCCTGCAAACCCGAGCGAGTTGATGGAAATCGTCCCGAAAAATTCGCGTGATCTCGGCACGAGGAACATCCAGGTGCGGGAAATCAGGAGACAGTAGGGCGCTGACTGTGTGCGCAGATATCTCGTATCGGGCGGAGCGAGGCCGGTCTGTGCGAGCAGCGCAGCATAAAGCCTGTGAGTCTCGCGGGCTGCATTGAACGGTGAATGAACGATGTCAGGTTCGAGCCATACAAACGCGTTTCTGAATGGAAACGCGGCGATCGACCCCGGTTCTCCGGAGCGTGCTGATGGGAAAAGCGTCTCAATGGGAGTCTCCGGACCTTCCGGAGCCACCGGCAGAGGAATCATCTGGAGGTGCTTATGCCGCTGACTGGCTCCCGCAGCTTCTCCCCCGTTATAAAAACCCAGCCCGTTGTATTCGGCCATACAGACCCAGAGTGCCTCAAAATCGGCACGTGTCAGGAGCGTTTCCTGGTCTTCGAAATGCCGCGTGATGATCAGAAGGTGATGGTGCACAACATTATATTTATTGAGCAGCGCTACGTGGCTTTCAGAAATATCCGCTACAAAAAGGTCTTTGTCGTAAGGGAGAAAGGGATTTGCATGATTTCCTGCAGCCGCGGTCTCATGCTGTTTCTGCCTGGCCTGATGCTTCCTCTGCAGGGCATCAATAATCCGTACGAAGAACCGCACCCCTCCATCTTCAATAAAGTCCCATGCGGTGGGAACAGGCAACTGTGCGCCGGTCCGCAGCGCGTTCTCTGTTGCCTCCACAAGCGATTTCCAGAGAGTGTTCCTCGCGAGAAGAATGTGAGAATTCATTCGGCGTCAATCCAGCATTTTTTGTAATATGATACCAGAATAAGGTATGCTTTACTGAAACCTAATGCATTTTTCTGAAGGAGGGTATCATGGACGCAATCGAATGCATCATGACAAGAATGAGTATAAGAAAATTCAAGCCTGACGTCATACCTGTGGAGATTATCAAAAAGGTCATCGACACGGCGAAATGGAGTCCTTCATACAAAAACAGCCAGCCGTGGGAGGTCATTATTATTTCGGGAGAGAAAAAAGAGCAGTTATCCGGCCACCTCGTGGGTCTTCTGGAAAGCGATACGCCGTCATGCCCTGATCTTCCTGAACCGCAGGCATGGCCCCCTGACATAGAGGCGAGGATACATGCGCTCATGAAAAAGAGAAGTGAACTCACGGGAAAGGATCTGAACGACCCTGATGTGAGAAGAAAGGCAAAAATTGCAAATTTCAGATTCTACGGAGCGCCTCACGGCATGTTTCTCTTCCAGGACTCTTCGCTCACACCCTGGTCCCTTTTTGATATCGGCCTTTTTGCGCAAAACATCATGCTGGCAGCACATGCGTATGGCCTCGGGACAGTCCCCCAGGCATTTCTTACCGATTATGCCCGGCAGGTGAAGGAGTTCCTGAAGATACCTGAAGCAAAGAGGCTGGTGCTCGGCATATCCCTCGGCTATCCCGATTGGGAATCTCCGGTGAACAGTTCCAGGACGGACAGGGTGAGCACTGATGAGATAGCACGATTCATCGGATAATCCCCTGGGCCCGATAAGCGCAGACAGTGCGCATACGACTCTCTCACTCTATGTGAGGAGTTTCTCTGCTTCTTCTGCAGGAAGAGGTCTGCTGAAATAAAACCCCTGTCCCATGTCGCATCTGAGAAGCCGCAGGAATTTCCATTGCTCCTCTGTTTCGATGCCTTCAGCAATGGTCTTCAGCTGCAGCGTATGTGCCATCGAAATGATGGCCATGATGATCGATGCGGTATCGGGGTCTATGGTCATTTCCCGTATGAAGGACATATCGATCTTCAGATTGTCGATCGGGAATCTTTTCAGGTGCGCCAGCGATGAATACCCTGTGCCAAAGTCGTCAATCGAGACAGAAACCCCGATTCTCTTGAGATTTTCAAGCACTGAAAAGGTGAAGTCTATATCCTGCATGAAGGCGCTCTCGGTTATTTCCAGGGTGAGAAGCGAAGGATAAAAGCCTGATGCCCTGATTATCTTCTCTATCATCTGAGACAGGTCTTTCTGTCTGAATTGAATCAGCGAGAGATTTACCGATACAGGAACAATGGAACGACCCCTGTCCTGCCATTCCTTCACCTGCCTGATCGCTGTTCTGAGAATCCATTCGCCGACCTCGATGATCATTCGCGTGTCTTCAAGAACCGGGATAAATTTTCCGGGAGATACCAGTCCTGATTCCGGACTTTGCCAGCGCAACAGGGCTTCCATGCCGGTAATCTTTTTTGTGCTGATATCCCAGTATGGCTGATAATGCAGGATGAACTCTTCATTTTTCATTGCACTGAAGAGGTTCTTTTCCATGAGCACGAACTCTGATGCCTTCACATCCATGCCTTCAGTGTAAAACTGATAGTTCTTCCTTCCCTGCTGTTTTGCCTTTACAAAGGCGAGGTCCGCATTTTTTACGAGGAAGGAAGCGTCTTCTCCGTCATCGGGATATACCGATATCCCGACACAGAGTGTGATCACAAGTTCATTCCCGTTGTGAAGGATGGGGTGAGAGGCGTTTCTCATGATTTTTTCGACAACGATGATAATATCTTCAGGCTGGGCAATATCGATCAGCAAAATCCCGAAATCGTCATTTCCGAGACGTGCAACGGTGTCTCCCTCGCGGACAGATTCCTGAAACCGTACCCCCGTCTCTCTCAATACCGCATCCCCGGTATCAAGGCCATAGGTATCATTTATGGATTTAAACCTGTCGATATCGATCATGAGGACTGCAACAAGCCTCCTGCTGTATTCAGCCCTTGCGATCCCCTGTGTCAGCCTGTCAAGAAAAAGGTTTCTGTTCGGAAGTCCTGTCAGGCTGTCATAGTACGCGAGGTATTCAATTCTGTCTTCCATTGTTTTTCGCTCGGTTACATCAGTGATAATCCCTTCGAGTGCCTGCAGGGCATCTCCGGCAAATACCCCGGAACCTCTTCCCCAGACCCATTTCTGGCTGCCTGATGCGGTGGTAATCCTGTACTCAAGAGTATAGGGCTTTTTCTCATGCAGGGCCTTCCGGACTGATTCGGCAATTTTCTGACGATCTTCCGGATCAATAAGGGACGCGAATGTTCTGACGCGATTGCCGATGAACTCTTCGGCTGGATATCCGGTCAGATCAAAAACCCCCTCGCTCAGATATTCCATTGTCCACTGGGGATCGTTTGCGCAGCGGTAAACGATCCCCGGAAGGTTATTGATTAGCGTGCTGAGCTTCCTGCTGCTTTCCTGCAACTGTATTTCCGCCTGTTTCCGGACAAGAACACCGGAAAGGGTGTCGGCAACGGCACGCAGGAATTCTTCTTCTCTCTGGTTTCTGCTATGGCCTGCATTCAGATACAGGTTTATTATCCCCAATGTTTTTCCCATGTACAGGATAGGAACAATATAATGACCGTGCGGCAGCATTTCCTCCCGGCAGATTTCATGGCGCTCGTCAATATGGTCGGCAAAGAGGATTTCCCCGGTCTGTGCAGACATTCCGCAAAGGCATTTGCCGAAAGGCACGCGAGAGCATGATTGAATGAGCTGTGCAGGGAGGTTATAGTGGGCTTTCAGCACAAGCACCTCAGAGGCATCTTCAACAAGATGGATGCTGCCGCGTGTTTCTGACGAAAGCCATGGAAGCGAAAGCAGCGTGTTGAGGGTTTTTTGCAGGAACAGTTCGAGCGTAATTTTTTCGAGCGATAAACTGAGCATCATGCTGATCGCTGACTGAGTATAGTAATTGTTATAAAGTTCATCTTCTGATCGTTTGCGTTCCGTGATGTCGCGGGCAATTCCGGTCGTGCCGATCACTTCACCCATCGCATTGAAAATAGGCGTTTTAATCGTCTCTATCCACGTCTTGTTGCCCTTTTTGTCGATCAGCGGCTCTTCGACCTGTTTCCGTCTCCGTGTTGCCATGACCTCCTTATCGTCGGCTCTGTACCGTTCGGCAAGTTCCTTTGTCCAGATATCCAGATCCGTTTTACCGTACAGTTCGTCAGGGCTTACTCCGCATGCATCGCCGAAAGGTCTGTTCACCGCAATAAACCTGCTTTCCTCATCTTTCAGCCAGGCGATATCAGGGATATTGTCCAGAATTGCCTTCAATTGTTCCCTGTTTTCAGACAGCTTTTGTTCGGCCTGCTTGCGCTCGGAAATATCGTGCAGACTGCCCACAACCTTTACCGGCCTTCCCTCAGCATCGCGTTGTATCATTGCAGAAATTGAACACGGGATCAGAGAACCGTCACGGTTTCTGAGAGTTATTTCGTAATCATGTGCCTTCCCATGTTCCAACAAAATCTTGAGAAGGGCATTTCTCACCTTCGGGTCTGCATAAAAATCGAGTATTGACTTCCCGAGCACATCATCCCGCGCATATTGTCCTCTTGTAACTGCCTCGATTGAAGGACTGGCTTCCAGTATTGTGCCGTCCAGGTCTGTTTCATAATATACATCCTGTATGCTCTGGAAGATATTCCGGTATTTTTCCTCATTCTTCTTTATTGCTTCTTCGGCACGCTTCCGTTCGGTGATATCACGAAATATCCCCTGGGAGCCAATTATCGTATCGCCGATAATTCGCGGGGTTACGCTTCCCCTGACGTCGATGTTCCGCCCGTCTTTTGCAACAAAGACGGCTTCGACATTGTTCAGGGATTCTCCTGACATTACCCTCTGAAAGTCCTGCATGCAATGGGGAATGCAACTCGGATGCAGAATATCAAAGATGGTAATGTGCTGCAGTTCGTCCCATGTATACCCTGTAACCTTTCGCCATGCTGAATTTACATACTTGAACCGGCCATCCGGGGCAACGCTTTGCACCATGTCATAGGCATTTTCGATCAATGAGCGATAGCGCTCCTCCGATTCACGGAGGAGTTCTTCCGCCCGTTTTCTTTCGGCTTTCCCGATGGCTTCGCGCAACGCGCGGGTTACCGCAGGCACAAGCTGTGACAGACGTTCCTTGAGTACATAATCTGTGGCCCCCTTTTTTAATGCATTAACTGCCACTTCTTCGCCCATGGTGCCGGTCACAAAAACAACCGGCACATCCGGTGAGCGTTCCTTGGAGATTGCGAGGGCGGACAGTCCATCGAACTGAGGAAGGGTATAATCAGCGAGGATTATATCCGGCATGAACTCTTCCAGAGCTTTTTGAAAGTCTTTCCGTGTTTCAACTTTCTCCGCAGCAAATGACAGTCTCCCCCTGCGCAGTTCGTACTGTATCAGTTCAGCATCGTTGGGATTGTCTTCAAGAATGAGTATGCGGAGTTTTTCCATATTCCTCTCTACACACAGAATATCACCGTTTATATGCACTGAAATTCGTGGTGCAGTCTGTTGCTCGTATAAATGCCATTATGCTTTATCATAGCAAAAATTCATAATACTGCATTTGTTTATCTGCAGAAAGATTATTCACGCGCAGGGAGGATGCAGTTTGACGGGAAAGTCTTTTGTTATCATCAGTTCCTGAATGCAACAGAACAGGCTGCTTCACTCAAGGATCACATACCCTTTTGTTTTTCCGATTCTCCTGCCTCTGATTCCCAGTGCTTCAAGGCAGGTGATCTTTCTCTCTTTGCGCATCTCGAGAATTTTCCTGACGGTTTCCGGCCCGAATCCGGGAACCCTGAGCAGGGCCTTTCTGTCAGAGGTATTT is a window from the Nitrospirota bacterium genome containing:
- a CDS encoding PAS domain S-box protein, coding for MEKLRILILEDNPNDAELIQYELRRGRLSFAAEKVETRKDFQKALEEFMPDIILADYTLPQFDGLSALAISKERSPDVPVVFVTGTMGEEVAVNALKKGATDYVLKERLSQLVPAVTRALREAIGKAERKRAEELLRESEERYRSLIENAYDMVQSVAPDGRFKYVNSAWRKVTGYTWDELQHITIFDILHPSCIPHCMQDFQRVMSGESLNNVEAVFVAKDGRNIDVRGSVTPRIIGDTIIGSQGIFRDITERKRAEEAIKKNEEKYRNIFQSIQDVYYETDLDGTILEASPSIEAVTRGQYARDDVLGKSILDFYADPKVRNALLKILLEHGKAHDYEITLRNRDGSLIPCSISAMIQRDAEGRPVKVVGSLHDISERKQAEQKLSENREQLKAILDNIPDIAWLKDEESRFIAVNRPFGDACGVSPDELYGKTDLDIWTKELAERYRADDKEVMATRRRKQVEEPLIDKKGNKTWIETIKTPIFNAMGEVIGTTGIARDITERKRSEDELYNNYYTQSAISMMLSLSLEKITLELFLQKTLNTLLSLPWLSSETRGSIHLVEDASEVLVLKAHYNLPAQLIQSCSRVPFGKCLCGMSAQTGEILFADHIDERHEICREEMLPHGHYIVPILYMGKTLGIINLYLNAGHSRNQREEEFLRAVADTLSGVLVRKQAEIQLQESSRKLSTLINNLPGIVYRCANDPQWTMEYLSEGVFDLTGYPAEEFIGNRVRTFASLIDPEDRQKIAESVRKALHEKKPYTLEYRITTASGSQKWVWGRGSGVFAGDALQALEGIITDVTERKTMEDRIEYLAYYDSLTGLPNRNLFLDRLTQGIARAEYSRRLVAVLMIDIDRFKSINDTYGLDTGDAVLRETGVRFQESVREGDTVARLGNDDFGILLIDIAQPEDIIIVVEKIMRNASHPILHNGNELVITLCVGISVYPDDGEDASFLVKNADLAFVKAKQQGRKNYQFYTEGMDVKASEFVLMEKNLFSAMKNEEFILHYQPYWDISTKKITGMEALLRWQSPESGLVSPGKFIPVLEDTRMIIEVGEWILRTAIRQVKEWQDRGRSIVPVSVNLSLIQFRQKDLSQMIEKIIRASGFYPSLLTLEITESAFMQDIDFTFSVLENLKRIGVSVSIDDFGTGYSSLAHLKRFPIDNLKIDMSFIREMTIDPDTASIIMAIISMAHTLQLKTIAEGIETEEQWKFLRLLRCDMGQGFYFSRPLPAEEAEKLLT